The nucleotide window ACATGAAATGGATTATATGTTTCTTTccatttttccttttttaatttatatttgtatccTAAATTTAATATTCCTTCTGAATTAGGACAATCTATAAATGATACTAATTTAACGCCATCTTTTAATGGttgtattaaatatttatgtaaatCGTTATCAATTATTTCGCCTTCTGTTTGAAAATCACATGGTACAATTGTTTGGTTATATCCACCTTTTTCTATACATGtataatcatattttttataactatggcctgaataaaaaaaaaaaaatatatctccAGGATTATTATCTTGAACTAGCCATTCTAATgctgataatatatttctttttgttGGTCTATAATTTGGATTTGTTTGATTATCTATTagttttaatatattcattgaagaatcataaaaattatatttttttattaacaaatcgtttattattattgcgtCATTAATACTTCCCTTTAATTCATGTGATGTACCACAATAATCTATTCCAATTAACAaagctttttttttatttccacatgaaaaatataatattttttctgaATTTGGAGATGGGATATAATTTCTTGAATACTGTAAATGCTCtttataatgataaaatttatcattatcaGAATTTGAAAAAGGTGCATGATTTTTTGAgttattataatcataatTTGAGTAACtgttattattactactattattataGTGTACATCATTTGGTATGTCATAAGggttttttatatcattattgtatgtataattatttaaataagtAGGAAATAAACtatcttttgttttatttatataattagaACTATTTTCGTTTGCacctttatatatatagtgaCTCACATATTCTGGTGTCGAGATTGGAATATAATTGTTTTGTATTTCTTCCCCACTTGTATATATGGAATTATTTTCCTTTGATTTTtgaaatgttttattataattttgattatttttgttaCTTTCTAAATTTGTAATTCCATCAATTGTATTTGTATTTGTATTAATTAATTGTTTTATGATTGATGCTTCATCTTCATTTTTCCAAATAGCATTTCGTATTTCCTGATCTTGGAATGTGGGTAATAAttctttaatattaaaaaatatgatgtcTTTTTGATTTCTAACAATATTAATTGATAATTCTAAggtacatttttttaaaacctcaataaaagttatattttcttttattatttgtccgatttttatactatttAATGTGAAAAATGTATAGGCACATTGTTTATTTAATAAGTTACTTTCCCATATTTCTACATAAATAAGTTGGTCTTTTTggtcatatatatttgtaattggtattaaaaaattttcgTTAAATATGTAACATCCTCCATCTTTTGTTtgacttttatattttttatcatcccagtatatttttacataatgTGAGTTTCTttctaaattatttacaaatTTTAATTCATGTGCTTTAACATAAATTTGGTCCATTTGAAAAgacataataaaattatatataattacataaaaatacaaGGTCTATATGTGTGTAGAAAAATGTTATTCCTCTAtgaattgtaaaaaaaaaaaaattaatttccAAATTTGAATTTATGTAAAAACGGTTAAGAAAATGTgaagaaataatatatatacactattttttaatttgcaaaaaaaagcacataaaatttgtttacaaatatttatttttcatagcATATTAATAACACGTTTTGGTGtcattcattttattttttgtataaatttgtttataattatttaataaaaattgtataaaaaatgaatagtaATAAGCTAACAAAATGGAAACTAATAAAACAAGAGTGTCATTGGGATTGTTAACTGCATTATGTGTATTATAATAAACCCAAAacaaaaatagtaaaaatagtaaaaatagtaaaaatagtaaaaatagtaaaaataataaaaataacaaaaataacaaaaagaacaaaaagaacaaaaagaacaaaaagaaagaaaagaaagtattttcaaaaaatatacacgtatatatgcatataactgaaaaaaaaagtcaTAGAAATTTTCCAACAAATATGTCCATATGTACATACAGACTGAATTACCACAGTCTatgtacaaaataaaattttttgtttccaaaaaaaaaaaaaaaaaagaattatcattatattaCATGAAcaagaaatattttattattccatttatttggctgtttgtttattatggggttttatcatattaagtttttcaattatttaattatattggTATATGTATTGTCATTTTACAaagttatatattattctcagaatatttattatgaaGACTGGGACATATGTgtgttatttataaaaaatagataaGCTAGCTTAAATACAATTAAGTCAATTTTAATTGAATAAAACTGAATTAAATAGCtgacttttattttttttttctgaacgTTCAGAAAGTGTGCACATTTGGAATATTTTTTAGGGCAACTACTGagtaaaacaaataaactaatgaataataaaagaacTTAAGAGTATACCTACTTATTTCCACACCTACCTGTTAATTTAAtaggatatatataaataaatattatactaaTATGCATACAAATCTTTAAcaatttcatataataataaaaacatataatttattatgcctttttttaatcaatttttaattaatttttagtCATTTTTTaaccattttttaattatttttttaataactttttaatcattttttttttttggatatATTTTTGACATAggatatgataaaaatgagtACTTGAtttatttcaattttttatatttttttttccctttttttaatttagcGTTTATTGGAACgcatttaaatttatataaaattgggTTTTTGTTTATCCAAATAATTTTACTACTTTATTATGACAttaatgcaaaaaaaaaaatggataataatattaaggAGCTAATTAAAAGGGAAAAAGAGCGAAGGAAATTATTAAGagatcaaaaaaaaaaaagtgaacaAAATCCCGAGAAAGACCAAAATgatttttctttaaaaattaaaaataacaatgaaGAGAATGAAGaatacgaaaaaaataacaacaaCATACAGGAATACAAGGATACTAATATTgtaaatgtaataaaaaataaggatAATATTCCACTCAAAAAAAGTAGTTCAAATTCAAATTTAAAAAGAGTACATTTTGAAGAGCCAGCAACACCATTAAATAGGATTAACaaagataataatttaaaaaatgcatttaTGGATTATTTTGATGaagatgatgaagaaaatgatatacCAGATAAAAGTTGTTTTTCTACTACGAACAAGTTAAAGGATAATAGtcaaaataatgataaaggCGTTCCAAAGAATTTCTTTGATATTTCAGTTTCCacaaatattgaaaataattccTTTGTTAAAACGTCGATAAATACCCAAGTTCAAGGAATAGAAAAAAGTTTAAATGgagaattattaaataatgatgaaacaTCTAATACTTCAAATAATGATACACACAAGAATCCAACTAATGAGGAaaggatatatataaatgataaatacCGTATAGAAAATTTGTTACCTTCCattgaaaaagaagaaaatgtaGAGGTAATAGAAACATATGAAATAATCGATCAGCCGGTTGATAAAATAGACATTGAATGGGGAGAAGattttcgaaaaaaaattcaaaaaaagagaaaaggAATAAGCATTTACGAAGattatgaaaatgatgagGAGAATGAATTAAATGAAGAGAACTATCAGAATAAACAAATTGAaagtgaagaaaaaaatgaagaaaatggaaACGGATTAATGAAATTGTTTAATAACGAAATATATGATAGTAAACACTTCAAAATGTTAGACACAGCATATTACGAAGAGTTGGAATACCTACATAAATTGttgatagaaaaaaaaaaaaatatattaggtGATTTACATGAGGAAGAAAATGATCAGAATGAAGACAACGATAATGCGATATTAGATGAATTAGATGAAttccataaaaaaaataaaaaaaataaaaataacaataataataatgacacATATGAACATTTTAATATTGATGAAATTTACGAATTAttgaatattaaaaaaaaaagtcaaTATACTTATGGAAACATTGGGACAAATATacaaaacaataataatgataaagaGTTACATAATGACAATAAtacgaataaaaaaaataatatcccTAAAGGGTTTTTTGATGATAAGGAAAAAGATATTCTTGTTAGAgaaaatatttctttatccaaaataaatcaaaagatagaagaaattaaaaaacgaaaaaaattatttttgaaagaatataaaaatacagaaaatttatttgaagaaaaaaaaaacacttATATTGATTATCTATATGACGATAAATTTGATAACAAAGAAAATATTcttaatgaaattaaaacacaaaaaaataatttatattataataaaaaaaatgaatttaagATAAAagacgaaaaaaaaacaaaaaaacaaaaacatgcaaataataaagatgatGAGCTTTATGATTTTGAGAATGATCTTTTCGATTGgagaacaaaaaatatattctcaTCACGAAATAgccaaaaaaattaaagggcaatataaatttagaaatatattagttattttatttgtttcaaatattttttataacttttaaaaagaaacaagtttgttaaagataaaaaacaaTAGACAAATGCTAACtatatataagataatattatttattatatagcTATTGATAAAATAATCTCAAAAATGTTAATGTGTAGTTAATTAATAAAGTAGAATTTGGAAAGGAAGACATATTGGATTGTTTATTCAGTTATtcatgtatttatatattttacatttttttttttttttgtgtaaaCCATGGTATgcaataattataaatattcattGCTTTTGCTACGGTTTAAAAGATAGCATATTGctaattttcttttaactTATGCTTTCgcttctttattttctccTTGCATGTTCAGGTTGTAAACCTGTTTTATCTTTTACTTTCTGACATgttcagaaaaaaatatagttgctcatgtattttatatgtgtgcaaagtaatttttttaatgaaaaattatagaaaAGAAGAAATATTTGACATACGAATTTTGTTCTTATTCCGtatgcatattatatataatttatttgtatgcatttttgtattttgtctttttttcatgtttattattacaattttaattaataaaactttTAATTTTACAACCCTTGAAAgccaattttttattttatacattatTACTttaaaagcaaaaaaaaataaaaaccacaaatagttaaaaatttaagaatacaaatattttgtatatgtataatagGATGGGATTATACCTagttaattaatatttatctaatttatatttatctaatttatattattttgtattattataatttttttttttatgtctatttaaattaacaataatgaaataaaattataaatgatGTACATAATTTGTTTATGTCTCGTGTGTATATCATAAGAATTTAAGAAATGCTTTGGGTatgtaattatttttctcagtaaggtatatattaatacacATACGtacacatttatttttatttttttctctcaTTTGAAttgtgtaaaaaaattaatatatataaaatgtaataaaaaaaacaaacatcAAGAAAAGGTAATTTCATTATCATGTATGTGATGAATGATAATCTTCGAAATGGATAAGTGCAAGGTAGctaaaggaaaaaataaggAAGATTAagcacaaaaaaatataaattattacatatatcacataaatataataatatatgcatCAATTGTGGAAGTATAGCGGAAACGCTTCATAAGGGAAGgacatataaaaatacgatATGTAATTTTggcaaaataaaattttaattgtttatacatttatttatttttccttcGTCTTTAAAATACACTGGAAAAAAAcctttaataaattaaaataatatatttacacCTTTTCACATTCCAATAATCTTagtatgtattatatatagcaGGTGTGACATACACAATAAATCCTTTATCAAttctctcttttttttttaatattaattttttttttttttttaattttaacaGTTATTTACCGTGCCATATAGTatcttaaatttttttgttttttattattttttatcaattcTAGTAAATGAGTTACacccatttttattatgcatgctctattgaaaaaaaaaaaaaataaaaaaaataaataaatgcgAAAGATAATGTATTTCTGTGAATTCAAGTTAAACATTTATAATACAcatttgttaatataattattaaatatagcTATTTATTTATGGAAAAAGAGCAGATGAAATATACATGttcataaatttattaaattttttcatcattacaTATATCCAGTCTGCAATCTTGTTAAGCTCGTTCCGTTACCTTCTTAATTCGAGTTTACCcaaaactaataatattgacAGAATTTGTAATAGGAACAGCAAATAAACCCTATTAAGAGGTATACACACATTTTTCACGACCATCAAAGGCATAATTCCCTTTCGAATTGTTGCTCATCAAGAGTGTCAGAAAATAAGCAAGCAGAAGctcacatatatatacatatacatatatatatgcatatgcatatacatatacaaatTGTACTAGCGCCACACATTTCGCTTTAAAAAATGTCGAGCATGTTCAACGAAAACGAATTATCTGGGATAGATGCCCACAGCGTTtttggaaataataataacaatgaaagagaaaattatgaaaataaaagaaaaagatttaatgaaaattcaAACATAAGTGTTAATCAAAGGACAGAagatgaagaagatgaagaagATGATGAAGAAGATGAGGAGCCATCTCATGTACAAGATGAAAATATGGCTAAAGTGTTcgaaaaatttttaaaaacattttctgaaaaaaaaaatggtaaaacAGATGGAGATagtgatgatgataatgatagTGTATGGAGAGacaatttaaattttgattTTCCAACTGAATTAGAAATAGGAAATAATGCTCATTATGttcaaatattatatacaatattacAAAATTCATTTTCACGAAATAAAGTATTAGTAGTTGATATGAAACATGTATTAATGTGGGAACCTACAGATAGAAATCGATTTGATATTGGTAGCcaattatatatgtacataaaaaGACATTTTTTAAGAATTTTAGATATTTTTGAACAAAAGGTTCAAATATTAGCTGAAAGTATTAATCCAATTAAAACTAAAGAAGTTggtaaaatatgtttaagattttataataaaaaaaatcctATACATTCATTAAGAAGTTTAAGATGTGAAATGTTAGGAGAAATGATAAGTGTAAGAGGTCAAGTTACAAGAACATCGGATGTAAGACCAGAATTAACATTAGCATCTTTTAAATGTAATGAATGtggaaatattattaatggtGTTAAACAACAATTTAGATATACTCAACCAAATAAATGTCCATCAGCTAGTTGCAGTAATATGCATGATTGGTCATTAGTTTTAGAACAATCTTATTTTGTTGATTGGCAAAAAATCAGATTACAAGAAATAGCACAAGAAAGCCCACCAGGATCTATGCCTAGAAATATGGATGTTATTTTACGAAATGATATAGTAGATAGTGTACATGCTGGAGATAGAATAATAGTAACAGGATGTTTAATTGTTGTTCCAGATATACCAACATTAATGAAACCTGGAGATATACCTAGAAGTGTTGCTAGACagatgttaaaaaaaaatgaaaattcatTAGTATCACAAGGATTAACAGGTATTAAAGGTGTTGGTGTACAAGATTTAAACCATAAGCTttgtatatatgcatgtcaaattgaaaaattaaatagtTCTAAAAAAGATAGTTCTTTTGATGAAGAAACTCAAGTTGATATTAATTGTGAAGAAATATTAAATTGTGATGATTTAAAATGGTTAAGAGAAATAGCTATGCATCCTAATACTATTGATATATTAGCTGAGTGCATTGCACCGAAAATATGGGGTAAtattgaaattaaaaaaggtgCACTACTTATGATGACAGGAGGTGTACAAAAAATTACATCAAATTGTAAATTAAGAGgtgatataaatatgtgtataGTTGGTGATCCTGGTACTGCTAAAAGTGagatattaaaatatgtagaAAGTTTTGCACCGAGAGCAATATTTACTTCAGGAAAAGGGTCGACTGCAGCAGGTTTAACAGCAGCAGTGCACCGAGATCCAGATCAAGGAGATACTGTATTAGAAGCAGGTGCATTAATGTATGCAGATCAAGGAATATGTTGTATTGATGAATTTGATAAAATGGACGAAAAAGATAGAGTAGCAATACATGAAGCAATGGAACAACAAACAATATCAATAACAAAGGCTGGTATTCAAGCAACATTAAATGCTAGAGCATCTGTCTTAGCAGCCTGTAATCCAAAATATGGAAGATATGATTCTCTTAAAACATTTGCtcaaaatgtaaatataccTGCACCATTATTATCAAgatttgatttattttatactaTGTTAGATAGTATAGATATAGATAAAGATACAAATATAGCGAACCATTTAGTTTCTATGCATTGTGGTGAAGAAGCagaaaaacatttaaaagcTAATGCTGGTAAATTAGATAATGTAAAATTAGAAATTTATCTTGAATTAAGTAAAAGAGTTAAACCCTTACTTACAGATGaagcaaaatataaattaatacatTATTAT belongs to Plasmodium yoelii strain 17X genome assembly, chromosome: 11 and includes:
- a CDS encoding metacaspase-1, putative — protein: MSFQMDQIYVKAHELKFVNNLERNSHYVKIYWDDKKYKSQTKDGGCYIFNENFLIPITNIYDQKDQLIYVEIWESNLLNKQCAYTFFTLNSIKIGQIIKENITFIEVLKKCTLELSINIVRNQKDIIFFNIKELLPTFQDQEIRNAIWKNEDEASIIKQLINTNTNTIDGITNLESNKNNQNYNKTFQKSKENNSIYTSGEEIQNNYIPISTPEYVSHYIYKGANENSSNYINKTKDSLFPTYLNNYTYNNDIKNPYDIPNDVHYNNSSNNNSYSNYDYNNSKNHAPFSNSDNDKFYHYKEHLQYSRNYIPSPNSEKILYFSCGNKKKALLIGIDYCGTSHELKGSINDAIIINDLLIKKYNFYDSSMNILKLIDNQTNPNYRPTKRNILSALEWLVQDNNPGDIFFFFYSGHSYKKYDYTCIEKGGYNQTIVPCDFQTEGEIIDNDLHKYLIQPLKDGVKLVSFIDCPNSEGILNLGYKYKLKKEKWKETYNPFHVVADVTQFSYSKINEFPTEINLLEHVLITNNIESLTYHHMIQSIYSYINLYNKKKKKIYLMSSQKFNIDRKFDFKNILKNSNSELGQQTNVIKWKKKKDKKGKK
- a CDS encoding DNA replication licensing factor Mis5; amino-acid sequence: MSSMFNENELSGIDAHSVFGNNNNNERENYENKRKRFNENSNISVNQRTEDEEDEEDDEEDEEPSHVQDENMAKVFEKFLKTFSEKKNGKTDGDSDDDNDSVWRDNLNFDFPTELEIGNNAHYVQILYTILQNSFSRNKVLVVDMKHVLMWEPTDRNRFDIGSQLYMYIKRHFLRILDIFEQKVQILAESINPIKTKEVGKICLRFYNKKNPIHSLRSLRCEMLGEMISVRGQVTRTSDVRPELTLASFKCNECGNIINGVKQQFRYTQPNKCPSASCSNMHDWSLVLEQSYFVDWQKIRLQEIAQESPPGSMPRNMDVILRNDIVDSVHAGDRIIVTGCLIVVPDIPTLMKPGDIPRSVARQMLKKNENSLVSQGLTGIKGVGVQDLNHKLCIYACQIEKLNSSKKDSSFDEETQVDINCEEILNCDDLKWLREIAMHPNTIDILAECIAPKIWGNIEIKKGALLMMTGGVQKITSNCKLRGDINMCIVGDPGTAKSEILKYVESFAPRAIFTSGKGSTAAGLTAAVHRDPDQGDTVLEAGALMYADQGICCIDEFDKMDEKDRVAIHEAMEQQTISITKAGIQATLNARASVLAACNPKYGRYDSLKTFAQNVNIPAPLLSRFDLFYTMLDSIDIDKDTNIANHLVSMHCGEEAEKHLKANAGKLDNVKLEIYLELSKRVKPLLTDEAKYKLIHYYVSFRNIEYSPGAQRSMRMTVRQLESLIRLSEAVAKLKFSHFVDVKHVEIACSIFKASMKKISNEKEINLDEEPEKIGNVSTSMGNENNGINNGDNQTDKNIEVKKTTVIKASEYQCISAIIFEIIKEYEFNNNNECMTQDQLIESYLKDYAKAESTEHLDEWIHKLKKIISRLINQDMKLLSETNENDPENIILRIHPNYAGPSTEGIVSNKNMYGYNTFKNYQADQNVPDDDVDFQDDIENF